The genomic interval CCTCGATAATGGCCTCGTCGATGGCCGGTTTCTCGCGGACCAGGGCCTCGATGCCCGTTTCGCCTTCTATGTAAAGGCATTGGCTGGGGAACCAGGCGGCCACGTCGGCGCCATGGACCCGGTAGAAGGCGCGACCCTCCTCGCGCCAGGAATCCAGTTCCTTGGCGTGGGCATCCCAGAACCCCGGCGCCAGGGCCACGACCCCGGTGTAGAGGAGGTCCACGTCCTCCAGGACCTGGTCGTTGGCGTAGTCCTCCGCCGGGATGCCGAGCACCGCCGCCTTGATGCGCAGGTTGATGTCCTTGGAGACCAGGATGACGGTGGTGTCGGGATGCCGCCGCTGCAGGGCCTGGACGACCCCGAGGATGGCGTTATCCGGATTGTTCCCGGGCAGGGCGCCGCCCAGGAGGGTCCCGATCTCGAGTTGCTCGGTCTGGAAAAAGAGGCGGCCGGAAGCGGGCAATACATGGCCGCCCAGGTTTTCGCGCAGAGGCTGGATAGGCAGGCCGGCATCAATCTCCGCCTTGTCGGCGTCGCGCATCAGGCCGTCGAGGAAGCGGCTGACCTGCCGTACGTTGCGGGCCACCTCGGACATGCCCTTCTTGCCCCGGTCCAGTTCTTCCAGGACCACCATGGGGAGGTAGATGTCATGCTCCTGAAAGCGGTAGAGGGCCGTGGGATCGTGCATCAGCACATTGGTATCCAGGACGAAGAGGCGGGGCTTGGCGGGGTCGCGCTTGATCATGGTGGCTTCGGGGGTTTGAGGGGTGTGAGCTGGCTGGATCAGGGGCCAGGCGTTAATTCACGGATGGCCTCCAGGACCGCCTGGACATGACCTTTGACCTTGACGTTCCGCCACTCGCGGCGCAGGACGCCCTCGCCATCGATCAGAAAGGTGCTGCGCTCGACCCCCAGGGACTCGCGACCGTAGAGCTTTTTCAGCTTGATGACGTCAAAGAGACGGCACAGGGCCTCGTCCGTGTCGGCGACCAGGTCGAAGGGGAAGCCCTGCTTGGCCTTGAAATTCTCCTGGGCCTTGAGCCCGTCGCGGGAGGCGCCGAGAATGAGGGTGTCGAGGCCGGTAAAGTCAGCGCAGGCATCGCGGAAGTCCTGCCCCTCCTGGGTGCAGCCCGGGGTGTTGGCCTTGGGGTAGAAATAGAGCACCAGGTTGCGGCCGCGGAAGTCCGAGAGGCGGGCCCTCCGGTTGCCGGTCAGGCTGAATTCCAGGTCGCCAAGGGGCTGGCCGAGGATCGTGGTCATGGGTGGAAACCTCCGGGTAGGGCGATCAGCCTTTCAGCGGCTCCAGCACCGCGTCCAGGTTGAGGTCGTCGCAATAATCCATGAACTCCTCCCGCAGCCCGGCGATATGGATGTCGGCGGGAACCCCCACGGTCATGCGCACCGAGAACATGGGCGTCCCCGTGTGGGCGGCGGCATAGGAAGAGGTGGACATATCCTCAATATTAATGTTGCGCTCGGCAAAGAACTCCGCCAGATTGTTGACGATGCCCGGGTGATCCATGGCGATCACGTCCACGCCATAGGGCAGCAGGTTCTTACCGGTGGCGCGTTCGCTGGTGCGCTTGAAGATGATAGTCATGCCCAACTGGCGCTCCAGTTCCGGCAGGACGATTTCCAATTTGGCCAGGGTGTTCCATTTACCCTCGACCAGGAGCATGACGGCAAATTCGCCACCGAGGACCGTCATGCGGCTATCCTCGATATTGCAGCCCTGGTCCAGGAGAACCTTGGACAGGCGGTTGACGATGCCAGGCTGGTCTTCGCCGAGGGCGGAAATGACGAGATAGGTCTTCTTGGTTGGGGCGGTCATGGTATCCAATCGGGCAGGCTGGAGGTTTGTAGGGGGCCGGCTGGCGTCCAGAGACAGGTCCGCATGGCGTGTTGCGTCCAGTTCCCAGGGCCTATTGACAAAGAGTTTAACACGCCCTTTCGCCGGTCTCGAATTAAGCGGTTAGAATCAAGTGGCTTGTTTTCGCCAGAATAGCCAGGATAATATCCTCAATTTTTCACAGCGGTTCGGAGTAGTGGCCATGTTTCGCGGTAGTATCGTTGCCCTCATCACCCCCATGCAGGGGGATGGCCGCCTTGACGACCTGGCCTTGCGGCGCTTGGTGGACTTTCATATCGAGGAAGGTACGGATGCCATCGTCGCTGTCGGCACCACGGGCGAGTCGGCTACCCTGGATGAGGAAGAACACTGCCGCGTGATCCGTCAGGTGGTGGAATACGCCGCCGGGCGCGTCCCCGTCATCGCCGGGACCGGCGCCAACTCCACCACCGAGGCCATCCGCCTGACCCGCTGCGCCCAGGAGGCGGGCGCCGATGCGGCCCTGCTTGTGACGCCTTACTACAACAAACCGACCCAGGAAGGCCTGTATCTCCACCACAAGGCCGTGGCCGAGGCCGTGGACATCCCGCAGATTCTCTATAACGTGCCAGGCCGCACCGCCTGCGATATGCAACCGGCGACGGCTGCGCGCCTGTCGTTGATATCCAACATCATCGGCATCAAGGAGGCGACCGGCGATCTGAGCCGGGTGGCGCAATTGAGGTCCCAGTGCCGGCCTGGCTTCGCCCTCTTCAGCGGTGACGACGCCACGGCCTGCGACTTCATGCTCCAGGGCGGCAATGGCGTCATCTCGGTGACCGCCAACGTGGCCCCGCGCCTGATGCATGCCCTATGCGCCGCGGCCCTGGCCGGGGACGCGGACGAGGCGCGCGCCATCAATGCCCGACTGGATGGCCTGCACCGCAAGCTGTTCGTGGAGTCTAATCCGATCCCGGTCAAGTGGGCCGTGGCGGAGATGGGCTTGAGCCCCACCGGTATTCGCCTGCCCCTAACCTGGCTGACCGAAGCAGCGCGACCCGCGGTGCGCATCGCCATGCGCCAGGCCGGCATCGACTGATTCGCCCCCCCAGGACTCGGCGCCCCTTATCCCGCAAACCTAAGCAGCCCCCCCATGCCCATGCACATACGCAAAGTCATCGCCGCCTTCCTGCCGATCCTGCCGTTCGTCACGGCCTGTAGCAGTTTTAGCGTGGATGAGTATCTACCGGATCACACCCTGGCTTACAAGCAGCAGCGCGAGGCGGGCGAGAACCTGGAACTGCCGCCGGATCTGGTCTCTGGCAAGTTCGATGACGCCATGGATGTGCCAGACGCGGGGGGCTCCACCACCTATTCCGAGTACGCGGGCGAGCGCAAGCAGAAGGGTCAGATCGCCAAGACGGGCGATGTGCTGCCCGATGTCAAGGACGTGACCTACCACCGCGAGGGTGACCGGCGCTGGATCGAGATCAACGCCAAGCCTCAGGCCCTCTGGCCCCGACTGGAAAGCTTCTGGCGGGAACGGGGCATTCTGCTGGCGGAGAAGAACCCGACCACGGGCGTCATGGTCACAGACTGGATCGAGAATCGCGCCGAGATCAAGAGTAATGCCATCTCCGACATGATGCGTAAGGTGCTGGATAGCGTCCATTCCACCGGCACCCGCGACCAGTACCGCTTGCGCCTCGAGCCGGGCCCCAAGCCCGGCACCACGGATATCTTCCTGACCCATCGCGGCATGGAGGAGCGCCTGATGCGCAACACGGTCGCCGAGGACTCCAACACCATGTGGGAGGCGACGCCCTCGGATCCGGACAAGGAGGCCGCCATGCTGCGCTCCATCATGATGTATCTCGGTGTCACCCGTGATCGTGCCAAACAGATCGTCAGCGAGGGGGGCAGCAGCAGTGCCGCCTCCTCCGGTTCCGCCGCTACCGCGGGCTCGCGCCTGGAGGAGGGGGGCAACGTCCTGGTCATTGATGATGAGTTGCGTAACGCCTGGCGCCTGGTGGGCGTCGCCCTGGATCGGAGCGGTTTCGCCGTCGAGGATCGGGACATGAGCCAGGGCGTTTATTACGTCCGGTACGACGACTCCTCCAAGGAAGCACACAAGAAGGGCTTCCTCTCCAAGATGGCCTTCTGGAGGGATGACAAGGTGGATACCGTGACCCAGTATCAGGTCCGGCTCATTGCTAACGGCAAGGAGACCCGGGTCCAGGTGCTCGACAAGGCGGGTAATCGCGACAATTCGACCACGGCCCAGAACATCCTGGCCCTCGTCAAGGATCAGATGCGCTGACCCAGGGATGACCAGGACCTCCGGGGAGGCGGGCATGCGCTTTGCCAGCCTGGGCAGTGGCAGTCGGGGTAATGCCCTCCTAGTGGAGGCTGGGGGTGTCCGGCTGCTGGTGGATTGCGGCTTTGCCGTTCGGGAGACCGAGCGGAGACTGGCCTTGCTGGGGGTGGCACCCGGAACCCTGAACGCTATTTTGGTGACTCACGAGCATAGCGATCACATCAGGGGTGTCGCCGCCCTGGCGCGCCGGCACGGCATCCCGGTATGGGCGACGCCCGGGACCTGGGGCCGGCAACCGGCATCTGCGGTGGAGCAACTCCATCTCATCTCCGGGCTGGGCCCCGGCTTCCAGGTCGCGGGTATCCGGGTGGAGCCCTTTCCCATCCCCCACGACGCCCGCGAGCCCTGCCATTTCATCCTCGAAAGCGGCGGCCGGCGCCTGGGGTTGCTGACCGACAGTGGTTGCG from Chromatiaceae bacterium carries:
- a CDS encoding peroxiredoxin → MTTILGQPLGDLEFSLTGNRRARLSDFRGRNLVLYFYPKANTPGCTQEGQDFRDACADFTGLDTLILGASRDGLKAQENFKAKQGFPFDLVADTDEALCRLFDVIKLKKLYGRESLGVERSTFLIDGEGVLRREWRNVKVKGHVQAVLEAIRELTPGP
- a CDS encoding PhoH family protein, producing MIKRDPAKPRLFVLDTNVLMHDPTALYRFQEHDIYLPMVVLEELDRGKKGMSEVARNVRQVSRFLDGLMRDADKAEIDAGLPIQPLRENLGGHVLPASGRLFFQTEQLEIGTLLGGALPGNNPDNAILGVVQALQRRHPDTTVILVSKDINLRIKAAVLGIPAEDYANDQVLEDVDLLYTGVVALAPGFWDAHAKELDSWREEGRAFYRVHGADVAAWFPSQCLYIEGETGIEALVREKPAIDEAIIEVVQDYRTQRHNVWGITARNREQNFALNMLLDPDLDFVTLLGTAGTGKTLLALAAGLAQVLDKPVYKEIIVTRVTIPVGEDIGFLPGTEEEKMTPWMGALMDNLEVLSQGAKGGETGDWGRAVTNDLVRNRIRIQSLNFMRGRTFLNKYIILDEAQNLTAKQMKTLITRAGPGTKIVCLGNIAQIDTPYLTETTSGLTYVVDRFKPWPHGGHITLRRGERSRLADFASEEL
- a CDS encoding 4-hydroxy-tetrahydrodipicolinate synthase; this encodes MFRGSIVALITPMQGDGRLDDLALRRLVDFHIEEGTDAIVAVGTTGESATLDEEEHCRVIRQVVEYAAGRVPVIAGTGANSTTEAIRLTRCAQEAGADAALLVTPYYNKPTQEGLYLHHKAVAEAVDIPQILYNVPGRTACDMQPATAARLSLISNIIGIKEATGDLSRVAQLRSQCRPGFALFSGDDATACDFMLQGGNGVISVTANVAPRLMHALCAAALAGDADEARAINARLDGLHRKLFVESNPIPVKWAVAEMGLSPTGIRLPLTWLTEAARPAVRIAMRQAGID
- the bamC gene encoding outer membrane protein assembly factor BamC, giving the protein MPMHIRKVIAAFLPILPFVTACSSFSVDEYLPDHTLAYKQQREAGENLELPPDLVSGKFDDAMDVPDAGGSTTYSEYAGERKQKGQIAKTGDVLPDVKDVTYHREGDRRWIEINAKPQALWPRLESFWRERGILLAEKNPTTGVMVTDWIENRAEIKSNAISDMMRKVLDSVHSTGTRDQYRLRLEPGPKPGTTDIFLTHRGMEERLMRNTVAEDSNTMWEATPSDPDKEAAMLRSIMMYLGVTRDRAKQIVSEGGSSSAASSGSAATAGSRLEEGGNVLVIDDELRNAWRLVGVALDRSGFAVEDRDMSQGVYYVRYDDSSKEAHKKGFLSKMAFWRDDKVDTVTQYQVRLIANGKETRVQVLDKAGNRDNSTTAQNILALVKDQMR
- a CDS encoding glycine cleavage system protein R, which encodes MTAPTKKTYLVISALGEDQPGIVNRLSKVLLDQGCNIEDSRMTVLGGEFAVMLLVEGKWNTLAKLEIVLPELERQLGMTIIFKRTSERATGKNLLPYGVDVIAMDHPGIVNNLAEFFAERNINIEDMSTSSYAAAHTGTPMFSVRMTVGVPADIHIAGLREEFMDYCDDLNLDAVLEPLKG
- a CDS encoding MBL fold metallo-hydrolase, with amino-acid sequence MRFASLGSGSRGNALLVEAGGVRLLVDCGFAVRETERRLALLGVAPGTLNAILVTHEHSDHIRGVAALARRHGIPVWATPGTWGRQPASAVEQLHLISGLGPGFQVAGIRVEPFPIPHDAREPCHFILESGGRRLGLLTDSGCVTPHIRDRLRECDALMLECNHDSEMLRRGPYPPFLRARVAGDFGHLGNHQAAELVSSLPCRRLSSLLLAHLSDKNNRPELARQALLAVDASLADRLTLAEADSPSPWLPV